The Propionibacterium freudenreichii subsp. freudenreichii genome contains a region encoding:
- a CDS encoding VirB4 family type IV secretion system protein — translation MTQDWERLHTAVLVAPSKERRKLRKQRRRAEARLHAEQRKSALAAAKAKAEQERAERRATVYLPKAGEAGAARLRTPGRFHLTRHQDTSATLAGAYPFVAEGGLGADGVFVGQDLYSGGSFVYDPWVLYARGIITAPNVVVAGIVGSGKSSLAKSLHTRSLPFGRRVYVPGDPKGEHTAVANAVGGRAIVLGHGLNTRLNPLDEGHRPSGLSDEQWASTVAARRRDLIGALAETVLARGLSPLEHTAIDIALTQTVRENDVPILPMVVDHILAPSSDADGRLAEDGRLVGHALRRLVAGDLAGLFDGPSTVAFDPSLPMISLDLSRVTENSTLISVLMTCSSAWMESALLDPNGGQRWVIYDEAWRLMSHPALLRRMDAHWRLARHYGIANMLIFHKLTDLDNVGDQGSAMRSLANSLLANAETRIVYRQESDQLGPTAKALGLTGTEQQLLPNLGVGQGLWRIKARSFVCQHQLHPDELALFDTSSRAAGRSPRVYDM, via the coding sequence GTGACCCAGGATTGGGAGCGGCTGCACACCGCCGTTCTGGTGGCACCGTCGAAGGAACGGCGGAAGCTCCGTAAGCAGCGCCGTCGGGCAGAGGCACGGCTCCATGCCGAGCAGCGCAAGTCCGCGCTTGCGGCCGCGAAGGCGAAGGCTGAGCAGGAGCGGGCCGAGCGGCGCGCCACGGTCTACCTGCCGAAGGCCGGCGAGGCGGGTGCCGCGCGGTTGCGGACGCCGGGCCGGTTTCATCTGACGCGGCATCAGGACACGTCGGCGACGTTGGCGGGTGCGTATCCGTTCGTCGCCGAGGGTGGTCTCGGTGCGGATGGGGTGTTCGTGGGGCAGGACCTGTATTCGGGTGGGAGTTTCGTCTACGACCCGTGGGTGCTGTACGCGCGCGGGATCATCACCGCACCGAACGTGGTGGTGGCCGGGATCGTCGGCTCGGGGAAGTCGAGCCTCGCGAAGTCGCTGCACACGAGGTCGTTGCCGTTCGGGCGGCGCGTGTATGTTCCCGGCGATCCGAAGGGCGAGCACACCGCGGTCGCCAACGCTGTCGGCGGACGCGCGATCGTGCTCGGCCACGGCCTCAACACCCGCCTGAACCCACTCGATGAAGGTCACCGGCCCAGCGGCCTGTCGGATGAGCAGTGGGCCTCCACGGTTGCGGCGCGGCGGCGTGACCTGATCGGCGCACTGGCCGAGACGGTGCTCGCGCGCGGGTTGTCGCCGTTGGAGCACACCGCGATCGACATCGCCCTGACCCAGACGGTGCGGGAGAACGACGTGCCGATCCTGCCGATGGTCGTCGATCACATTCTCGCCCCGAGCTCGGATGCCGACGGCCGGTTGGCCGAGGACGGCAGGCTCGTCGGTCACGCGCTGCGCCGTCTCGTCGCGGGCGACTTGGCCGGATTGTTCGATGGGCCTTCGACGGTCGCGTTTGATCCGTCGTTGCCGATGATCTCGCTCGATCTCTCGCGGGTCACCGAGAACTCGACCCTGATTTCGGTGTTGATGACGTGCTCGTCGGCGTGGATGGAGTCCGCGTTGCTCGATCCGAACGGTGGGCAGCGGTGGGTGATCTACGACGAGGCGTGGCGGCTCATGTCCCACCCGGCGCTGTTGCGGCGGATGGATGCGCACTGGCGACTCGCGCGGCATTACGGGATCGCGAACATGCTGATCTTCCACAAGCTCACCGATCTCGACAACGTGGGCGACCAGGGCTCCGCTATGCGTTCGCTGGCCAACTCGCTGCTGGCGAATGCAGAGACGAGGATCGTGTACCGGCAGGAGTCCGACCAGCTCGGGCCGACCGCGAAGGCTCTCGGGCTGACCGGGACCGAGCAGCAGCTCTTGCCGAACCTCGGCGTCGGACAAGGCCTGTGGCGGATCAAGGCCAGGAGCTTCGTCTGCCAACACCAACTCCACCCCGACGAACTCGCCCTATTCGACACCAGCAGCCGTGCAGCCGGGAGAAGCCCGCGAGTCTATGACATGTGA
- a CDS encoding aldo/keto reductase, producing the protein MLPALGFGVFQTPPDETATAVTEALRVGYRHIDTAAAYGNENGVGDALRASGLARDEVFVETKLWISDYGYDAALHGFEKSAAKLGVDQIDLLLLHQPLTESFDRTLDAYRALEQLYADGKVRAIGVSNFMPDKLTRLLTETDVVPAVNQIEVHPYFQQHELQALHAEHGILTQAWSPIGGITIYGGGQQSTLDNETIGEIARVHGKSPAQVMLRWHAQESRSAIPKSVKPHRIAENFDIFDFELSAEELAAIDALDTGVRSGPDPDSITMENYGMPIPEA; encoded by the coding sequence ATGTTGCCCGCGCTCGGGTTCGGGGTCTTCCAGACCCCGCCCGATGAGACCGCGACCGCGGTGACGGAGGCGCTGCGCGTCGGCTACCGGCACATCGACACGGCCGCCGCCTATGGCAACGAGAACGGTGTCGGCGATGCGCTTCGCGCGTCGGGCCTTGCCCGTGATGAGGTGTTCGTGGAGACGAAGCTGTGGATCAGCGACTACGGCTACGACGCAGCCTTGCACGGGTTCGAGAAGTCCGCCGCGAAGCTCGGCGTCGACCAGATCGACCTGCTCCTGCTTCACCAACCCCTGACCGAGAGCTTCGACCGCACCCTTGACGCCTACCGCGCGTTGGAGCAGCTCTACGCCGACGGCAAGGTGCGTGCGATCGGGGTCTCCAACTTCATGCCCGACAAGCTCACCCGCCTCCTGACGGAGACGGACGTGGTACCTGCGGTGAACCAGATCGAGGTGCACCCCTACTTCCAACAGCACGAGCTGCAAGCCCTGCACGCCGAACACGGCATCCTCACCCAGGCATGGTCGCCGATCGGAGGTATCACGATCTACGGCGGCGGGCAGCAGAGCACCCTGGATAACGAAACCATCGGCGAGATCGCGCGGGTTCACGGGAAGTCCCCGGCACAGGTGATGCTGCGCTGGCATGCGCAGGAGAGCCGTTCGGCGATCCCGAAGTCGGTCAAGCCTCACCGGATCGCAGAGAACTTCGACATCTTCGACTTCGAGCTAAGCGCGGAAGAACTGGCGGCGATTGACGCCCTGGACACCGGGGTGCGCAGCGGCCCCGACCCGGACTCGATCACGATGGAGAACTACGGGATGCCCATCCCCGAAGCCTGA
- a CDS encoding PrgI family protein, giving the protein MSSTNNDRQTAGELVPVKFSRLTRRGVLLGLSLTQLIALAIGGATLIGAFYAGGGMLLAYTAPVWVLAAALTWIPIAGRPNVEWLPIACWWLWRTTGGQLLYRRRIVVPRPVGTLALPGDMARLREYTDPDTGAGMIHDPHAATLTVVCEVTHPAFVLLDPGEQERRVTSWGRVLATVCRSGRIATLQVLERTLPDSGTGLAEWWAAHGTPDGSWAADTYAELIERAGPAGERHATTLSLSLDMRASARQIRTAGGGIRGAAAVLRQEMSTLVAALRSADLSPSGWLTAGQIAVMLRSAYDPAIAATLERHGRLGQSLATAGPVAVTETWGRLRTDSAHHAVLWVSEWPRSLVYPGFLSPVLLSTGIQRSFSLICTPMRSDQAARDIRKKKVEHISDQAQRAKIGQIEDASQTAEYHDVLQQEADLTAGHGILRYSGLIAVSAPTIEELDAAVAAIEQAAIQASCETRLLVGQQAAAFTAAALPLCRRV; this is encoded by the coding sequence ATGAGCAGCACGAACAACGACCGGCAGACTGCGGGCGAGCTGGTGCCGGTGAAGTTCTCCCGCCTCACCCGACGCGGTGTCCTTCTCGGGCTGTCGCTGACCCAGCTCATCGCCCTCGCCATTGGTGGAGCGACGTTGATCGGCGCGTTCTATGCCGGCGGCGGGATGCTGCTGGCCTACACCGCACCGGTCTGGGTACTCGCCGCCGCACTGACCTGGATACCCATCGCGGGCCGACCGAACGTGGAATGGCTACCTATCGCCTGCTGGTGGCTGTGGCGCACCACCGGCGGGCAACTGCTGTACCGGCGCCGGATCGTGGTGCCTCGCCCCGTCGGGACGCTCGCTCTGCCTGGTGACATGGCGCGGCTGCGTGAGTACACCGACCCTGACACGGGCGCTGGGATGATCCACGACCCGCACGCCGCCACCCTGACGGTGGTGTGTGAGGTCACGCATCCCGCGTTCGTGCTCCTCGATCCTGGCGAGCAGGAACGCCGCGTCACATCCTGGGGCCGAGTCCTCGCGACCGTGTGCCGGTCCGGGCGCATCGCGACCCTGCAAGTTCTCGAACGCACCCTCCCAGACTCCGGCACCGGCCTGGCCGAATGGTGGGCCGCTCACGGCACCCCGGACGGGTCATGGGCCGCCGACACCTACGCCGAGTTGATTGAGCGTGCCGGTCCCGCCGGTGAGCGCCACGCCACCACGCTCTCGCTGTCGCTGGACATGCGAGCCAGTGCCCGGCAGATCAGAACCGCCGGTGGCGGGATACGCGGTGCAGCCGCCGTCCTGCGGCAAGAAATGAGCACCCTGGTCGCTGCGCTCCGCTCCGCCGACCTGTCACCCTCGGGATGGCTCACCGCAGGGCAGATCGCGGTCATGCTGCGCTCGGCCTACGACCCGGCGATCGCCGCGACACTGGAACGTCACGGCCGGCTCGGCCAGTCGCTCGCGACAGCGGGACCAGTTGCAGTCACCGAGACCTGGGGCCGGTTGCGCACCGACTCCGCTCACCATGCGGTGCTCTGGGTCAGCGAGTGGCCGCGGTCGCTGGTGTATCCGGGGTTCTTGTCGCCGGTGCTGCTGTCCACCGGCATCCAGCGCTCGTTCTCTCTGATCTGCACCCCGATGCGCTCCGACCAGGCCGCCCGCGACATCCGCAAGAAGAAGGTCGAGCACATCTCCGACCAAGCCCAGCGCGCGAAGATCGGCCAGATCGAAGACGCCTCCCAGACCGCCGAGTACCACGACGTGCTCCAGCAGGAAGCCGACCTCACCGCCGGGCACGGCATCCTGCGCTACTCCGGCCTCATCGCCGTCTCCGCACCCACTATCGAAGAACTCGACGCCGCAGTCGCCGCCATCGAACAGGCCGCGATCCAGGCCTCCTGCGAGACCCGACTCCTCGTCGGACAGCAAGCCGCCGCCTTCACCGCCGCAGCGCTCCCGCTCTGTCGCAGGGTGTAG
- a CDS encoding helix-turn-helix domain-containing protein: MFGGERRVPGLRREEVAQLAGVSTAYYTRMERGNLAGVSESVLYALARALHLDDVETTHLLDLARTATGPRRPGRVKPAPRVSERIARMLDAMRDVPAISLTRLGDPAASNALGRALFPHLFPENAPPLNHTRYLFLDPRSQEFYPDWEKSARESVSALRLLAGHDPADRALMSLVGELSTHSDQFRTWWGAHTVRTHTSGTKRLNHPVVGELTIGYDVLAIQSTPGLSITTYLPEPGTPSADALDMLRSWVADRQPAAHMS; the protein is encoded by the coding sequence ATTTTCGGCGGAGAACGCCGGGTTCCGGGCCTGCGCCGCGAGGAGGTCGCTCAACTCGCTGGGGTCTCCACCGCGTACTACACGCGCATGGAGCGTGGGAACCTCGCCGGGGTCTCCGAGTCCGTCCTCTACGCCCTCGCCCGGGCCCTCCACCTGGACGACGTGGAGACAACGCACCTGCTCGATCTCGCCCGCACCGCGACCGGCCCCCGCAGGCCAGGGCGCGTCAAGCCTGCACCACGGGTATCGGAGCGAATCGCGCGGATGCTGGACGCGATGCGAGATGTACCCGCGATCTCCCTTACCCGGCTCGGCGACCCGGCCGCATCGAACGCGCTGGGTCGGGCCCTGTTCCCGCACCTGTTCCCGGAGAACGCTCCGCCGTTGAACCACACAAGGTATCTGTTCCTCGATCCGCGGTCGCAGGAGTTCTACCCCGACTGGGAGAAAAGCGCCCGCGAATCCGTCTCGGCCTTGCGCCTGCTTGCCGGGCACGACCCCGCCGACCGCGCCCTGATGAGCCTTGTTGGGGAACTCTCGACGCACAGCGACCAGTTCCGCACCTGGTGGGGTGCGCACACCGTCCGCACGCACACCAGCGGCACGAAACGCCTGAACCATCCTGTCGTCGGCGAGTTGACCATCGGCTATGACGTGCTCGCGATCCAATCCACGCCAGGCCTTTCGATCACGACCTATCTGCCAGAGCCCGGCACCCCGTCCGCGGACGCTCTAGACATGCTGCGCAGCTGGGTCGCCGACCGGCAGCCAGCGGCTCACATGTCATAG
- a CDS encoding type IV secretory system conjugative DNA transfer family protein, with protein sequence MNQRQAGGMGDELTNAALVGLVGMFGIALVLRAAGSVAAFLTGTPQPDVGAAAALAVLFNPGDPATALGADGLNPVVYWLVSAALLGGLAAGIVWVWMVLRRHTRKTETDPHRLAGIATSHEVKTVASAKALLHRAAMLRPSWESPAPQDVGYLLGASRGTKVWASVEDSILLIGPPRSGKGLHVVINAILDAPGAVVTTSTRPDNLTATLRARRRKGGPVSVFDPQHLAEGIPAGLRWSPIRGCDDPLTAMIRANGLASATGLSAGGVESGGFWEGKTRTALQSLLHAAALDGRPPAELFRWTLDPSAASEAVAILNSHPNAAMGWDDSLAAMIDADPKTRDSIWQGVSLALAALADPRVLDAVTPGPHEHFDPETFLTEQGTLYLLATGAGAGASASLVAAFVEDLIETARRLAARSPGARLDPPVLLALDEIGNLAPLPSLPTLMAEGGGTGITTMPVLQSLAQARDRWSEHQAGAIWDASIVKIILGGASNSRDLQDLSTLIGERDEYTDSVTLGDHGTRSNQRSIRRVPILPPDRIRTLPFGTGITMLRSAPPIVTDLRAWPTRSDDAQLRSDRDELEALLRHRPAS encoded by the coding sequence ATGAACCAGCGGCAGGCCGGGGGCATGGGCGACGAACTCACCAACGCCGCCCTCGTTGGCCTGGTCGGCATGTTCGGGATCGCTCTCGTCCTCCGTGCCGCTGGCAGCGTCGCCGCGTTCCTCACCGGCACACCGCAGCCCGACGTCGGCGCAGCGGCGGCGCTCGCCGTGCTGTTCAACCCCGGCGACCCGGCGACCGCGCTCGGTGCCGACGGACTCAACCCGGTGGTTTACTGGCTCGTCAGCGCGGCACTGCTCGGCGGACTCGCCGCCGGGATCGTTTGGGTCTGGATGGTCCTGCGCCGACACACGCGGAAGACAGAGACCGACCCGCACCGACTCGCCGGGATCGCGACCAGCCACGAGGTCAAGACCGTGGCATCCGCGAAAGCGCTGCTTCACCGCGCGGCCATGCTGCGGCCCTCATGGGAGTCGCCAGCACCACAAGATGTCGGCTACCTCCTGGGTGCCAGTCGCGGGACGAAGGTCTGGGCATCGGTCGAAGACTCGATCCTGCTGATCGGCCCGCCCCGCTCCGGCAAGGGCCTGCACGTCGTCATCAACGCGATCCTCGACGCACCCGGCGCGGTCGTCACCACCAGCACGCGGCCCGACAACCTCACCGCGACCCTCCGCGCCCGACGCCGCAAGGGCGGACCGGTCTCCGTATTCGACCCTCAACACCTCGCCGAAGGCATCCCCGCCGGGCTGCGCTGGTCACCCATTCGCGGCTGCGACGATCCGCTGACCGCGATGATCCGCGCCAACGGCCTCGCCTCCGCCACAGGACTCTCCGCGGGAGGGGTCGAGTCAGGCGGGTTCTGGGAAGGCAAAACCCGCACCGCACTCCAAAGCCTGCTGCACGCCGCAGCGCTCGACGGCCGCCCGCCCGCCGAGCTGTTCAGGTGGACCCTCGATCCCAGCGCCGCATCCGAGGCCGTCGCGATCCTCAACTCCCACCCGAACGCCGCGATGGGCTGGGACGACTCCCTGGCCGCGATGATCGACGCCGACCCCAAGACCCGCGACAGCATCTGGCAAGGTGTCTCCCTCGCGCTCGCCGCACTCGCCGACCCACGAGTGCTCGATGCGGTCACACCAGGCCCGCATGAGCACTTCGACCCCGAGACCTTCCTCACCGAACAAGGCACCCTCTACCTGCTCGCCACCGGTGCCGGTGCAGGAGCCTCCGCATCGCTGGTCGCGGCATTCGTCGAAGACCTCATCGAAACCGCCCGCAGGCTCGCCGCCCGCTCACCCGGAGCGCGACTCGACCCGCCAGTGCTGCTCGCGCTCGACGAGATCGGAAACCTCGCACCACTGCCGTCACTGCCGACGCTCATGGCCGAAGGCGGTGGCACCGGGATCACGACCATGCCGGTCTTGCAGTCCCTCGCACAGGCTCGCGACCGATGGAGTGAACACCAGGCCGGCGCGATCTGGGACGCCAGCATCGTCAAGATCATCCTCGGCGGCGCGTCGAACAGCCGCGACCTTCAAGACCTCTCCACCCTCATCGGTGAGCGTGACGAGTACACCGACAGCGTGACCCTCGGCGACCACGGCACCCGCTCGAACCAACGCTCGATCCGCCGCGTCCCGATCCTGCCTCCAGACCGCATCCGCACCCTGCCATTCGGCACCGGCATCACGATGCTGCGCTCCGCGCCACCCATCGTCACCGACCTGCGGGCCTGGCCGACACGGTCTGACGACGCGCAGCTCCGCAGCGATCGCGACGAACTCGAAGCGCTGCTGCGCCACCGCCCCGCCTCCTGA
- a CDS encoding single-stranded DNA-binding protein — MAIHTQESLSGFIASEPLLTETAKGDARFFARIGKEHFRREDDGSFTQTETTYHHLVMFGRSAEHAHANFAQGDNFVAEGYTRPVSYERNGQAIEGEEFVAKKIGHDAARTRYEVDRTPRNGVGRDAAAYEPTQRAATAAHAPVSM, encoded by the coding sequence ATGGCCATTCACACGCAGGAATCGCTGTCAGGCTTCATCGCGTCGGAGCCGTTGCTCACCGAGACGGCCAAGGGAGACGCCAGGTTCTTCGCCCGTATCGGCAAGGAGCATTTCCGCCGCGAGGACGACGGCTCTTTCACGCAGACCGAGACGACCTACCACCACTTGGTGATGTTCGGGCGTTCCGCTGAGCATGCGCACGCGAACTTCGCGCAGGGCGACAACTTCGTCGCCGAGGGCTACACGCGGCCGGTCAGCTACGAGCGCAACGGTCAGGCGATCGAGGGCGAGGAGTTCGTTGCCAAGAAGATCGGCCATGACGCCGCGCGAACCCGCTACGAGGTGGACCGCACGCCGCGCAATGGAGTCGGCCGGGACGCAGCGGCGTACGAGCCGACGCAGCGAGCAGCGACCGCGGCGCACGCCCCGGTCTCCATGTGA